The DNA region CCGGAGAAGGCGCGCTCCTCGTACACGACGCGGCCGTCGCGGCGCACCGGCGCCAGCGCGAAGTACTTGCGGCTCAGGGCCAGCTTGCGCGACCCGCTGCGCTCGAGGCCGGCGGCAGTGTCGTAATAGCGCGCGGTCGCCGTCCAGTAGGCGGGCCCACCGTTGGTGGTGATCGTCACGCTGCTCTTGCCGGCCGATGCCGGGAGCGTGACGACGGCCGGGAAGGGGCGCGTCCAGTCCTCGGGCGCGAAGCTCACGCTCTGCGACTGGCCGTTCACGGTGATGGTGACCGTGGTTGCCGCCGGCGCCTCCTTGCGGCCCTGCATCGCGCCGAGCAGGCCGTAGAGCACCATCGCCGTCTGCTTGGTGCTGTTCCACGTGTAGCCGCTCTGGCGATTGGCGAGCAGCCAGCGCACGGCCGGGTCGATCAACGGATCGGTGGGGCGCACGGCCGCGAGCGCCTGCACGACCGCCGCCGTCGCGTCGGCCGTGGCGTCGCCCCAGTCGCCCAGCAGCGGGTCGTTCTCGGCGGGCCACCAGGCGAGATCCCCCTGGGTCTGCGCCCGCGTCGAGAGCATGCCCGCCAGTTCGCCAGCGCGCGCGTCGCCCTGCGCGTGCAGCGCCAGGAGGAGCCACGCCTGGCCATATGGCGTGATGTCGCTGCGCCGACCCCACAGCTCGTTGACCAGGCCGGCCAGCTCGAAGCCGTCCACCGAGGGCCGCGTGTCGGCCTTGGCCGCCCGGGCGAGCACGTAGGCCGCATACGCCTTCAGCTCCGGCACCATGGTCGGCGCCTGCTGCAGCTGCTGCGCGAGCGCGTTGGCGCCCTTGTGGAGCGCATCGTAGGGCACCTCGAGCCTGGCGGCCCTGGCCTCGAGCAGGCCGTACAGCGCGTAAGCCGTCATGAACGGGTGGTCGTCGTCGGTCTTCCACCAGCCCCACGCGCCGTTCTCGTGCTGCAGGCGCAGCAGCTTGTCGAGGCCGCTGCGCGAGACGCGATCGAGCATGCCCATCCGCTCGGTCGGCGCCAGCTTCAACTGGTCGAGCGTGCGCATCACCAGCAGGTTGGGCACGAAGCTCGACACCGTCTGCTCGGTGCAGCCGTACGGGTAGTTGACGAGATCGTCCAGCGCGCCGAGCAGCGAACCGGCCATCGACGGCATCACGCTCACCACCACGGCGCGGGCGGCTGGATTTGACTGCTCGGGAATGGCGAGCTCCACGGTGCGCGTCGCGCCGGCCGGCGTCGAGCCCGACGTACCAGCCTCGCGTCTGGCGCCGAACGGCTTGACCGGCAGCGACAGCTCCATCGCATCGCTGGCGGCGGGCGCCGATGCGGCGGCGGTGATCGTCGCCGTGCCGACGCTGCTCGCGGCGAAGGCCCATTCGGTGCGCGCCTCGCCGCCGTTGGGCACCGTCACCACCTGAGGCCCGGTCGAGCGTGCCTCCAGCCCGGTGGCGCTCGCCGTGACTTCCACGGGCGCCGGAGCGCCCTCCTGGTAGTTGTGCACGATGACCGGCACGCGCACCTCGTCGCGCTCGGTGAGGAAGCGCGGCGGCACCAGGCGGAGCAGCAGGTCGCGCGTCGTCACCGTGCGCGCCACGCCCATGCCGGCCTGCGTCTGCTGGGTGACCGCCCGCGCCGTGAGGCGCCACGTCGTGAGCGAATCGGGGTAGTCGACCTTGACGGTCGCCGTGCCGTCCGGGCCGGTGACCACCGACGGGCTCCAGAAGATCGCATCCGGGAAGAGCTTGCGGACCCGGGGACGGCCGGGCGTGTCGCCCTTGAAGTCGGCCAGCGAGAGCGGCCGGCGCCGCTCGGCCAGCTTCAGGCGGAGCGTCCCGGAGTAGCCCATGAAGTAGTACTGCCGCGAGTAGTCGGTGGACACGCGGCTGTACTCGGTGCGGTAGAAGACGCGCAACGGGTCCTCGGTGGTGTCGGGACGCACGCCGTAGAGCGCCTCGTCGACGACGCCGATGGCGACCTGCGCCTGGACGGGCGCGCCGGCGGCGTCGAGGGCGCGCACGCGGAAGGTGCCCGGCTCGCCCGGGCGGTACACCGCCTTGTCGGCCGTGATCTCGAGCGCGAGGGCCCGCGAGGTGGTCGGCACGCGCAGCTTCTTCTCGGCGTAGTAGACCTTGTCGTCCTTGACGTAGAGCAGGTTCACCCAGGTGTCGCCGAGGTCCGCGTCGGTGACGGCGACGTCGAAGACGCCGTCGCGGGTCGGCTGGCGCAGGTCGTACCAGGTGAGGCTGCGCGCCTCCTTGGTGAGCAGCACGGGCACCGTCGGCGCGGTGCCCCGCACGGCGACGCGAGCGGTCTCGCCCGGCGCGTACGAGCCCTTGTCGGTGACCAGTTCGATCGATTCGCTGTCGCTCTCGTACGCTTCCTCGGTCGCGCCGGGCACCCACACGAAGCTGTCGTCGGTCACCTGGCGGTCGCCCGACATCGCGCGTGCCTCGAGGCGATAGCTGCCGCCTGCCGCCGGCGCCTTCGTCTCCCAGCTGGCGCGTCCGTCGGCACCGGTGGTGACCGTGCCGGTGGTGATCACCTCGCGCTTCTGCTCGCCGGAGTTCTCGTCCCACCAGGTGCGCACCAGGTCGATGGTGACCGGCACCGCGGCAACGCCTCCGCCGCGGTAGTCCACGGCGCGGAGCCGCAGCGTGACGGGCGTGCCGGGACGGGCCACGCTCGGCGTCGCGCGCGTCGCGATCAGGAAATCGCCGTAGGTGGCTACCAGGCGGCCACTGCCGCTCACTTCCAGGTCGCTCGCGTCGGTGACGCGTGCCTCGAAGCGCACCTGCACGTCCTCGTGGTTCTCGTCCTGGACGGGCAGGTCGACCTTGAAGGTGGCCTGCCCGCTCGCGTCGAGGCGCCCCTCGAGCGTGTCGATCTCGTCACCGTAGAAATAGCTGTTGCCCTCCGACTCCTCGCCGTCGGAGTCGACCCACCGCAACGGCGAGTAGTACGGGCCGAGGAACACCGCCAGCTTCACGTCGGCCTCGCGCACCGGCTGGCCGAAGTAGTAGCGCGCGTTCACGGTCACGGTGACCGTCTGGCCCTGGCGGGCCATCTTCACGGCCGGCGTGACGCTGACCTCGTATTCGGGCTTCCGGTACTCCTGCACCTCGAAGCTGGCGCTGGCCTTCTGCTCGCCCGAGGCGACCTCGACGGTGTAATGACCGAGGGGCGCGGCCTCCGGCAGCGTCACCTCCGTGTCGACCGCACCATAGGCGTCGACGTCCTTGCGCACCCGCTGGATCACCTTGCCCGTGCGGTCGGTGATGCTCATCTCCACCGACGGCTGGTCGAAGGGCAGCAGGCCCGTGCCGTTGCGCCAGCGCAGGATGGCCTTGGCCTTCACCACGTGACCGGGGCGATACACGGGGCGGTCGGTGAAGACGTGGGCCACCAGCTCGCGGGCCGGCGCCTCCAGGCCGTACGTGGACGGCGTGCTCGCGACCATCTGCTGGCCGCAGCGGGCGACGGTGATCAGGTCCTCCGGCCGCGCCTCGGCGATGGGCAGCGCGAGCAGGCCACGGGCGTCGGTGGTGCCCGTACCCAACCGCGCCTTGTCGGCCAGGGCGGTGACCTCGCAGCCGGCGACGGGCTGGCCCTTGACGCGATCGACCAGGTAGGCGAGCACGGTGCCGGGCGCCACCTTGGTCACGAGCGCGACGTCGGAGACCATCAGGATCGTGTAGGCGAGTTGCGTGCCGTGCACGGCCTCGACCAGGTAGATGCCGGGCGCCTTGACCTCGATGGGGATGCGCCGGACGTCGGCGTCGGCCAGCTTCGGCAGCATCTCGCGCCACGACGCGACGATCTGCTTGTCGTTGAGCAGCGGGACCTGCGCGTAGGCCTTCAGCCCGAGCTGCACGCGGCGCTGCACGGTGGCCTTGTCGGCGCCGGCGCGGCGGTGGGCGCGGTACTCATGGCTGGTCTGGCGGCGCAGGAACCGCTGCAGGTCGCCGCGGCGATCGGCCTTCCACGCGGCAATCCGCTCGAGCCAGGTCTGCTCGGTCGGCACCACGTACTCCTCGCTGCCGAGCATGTGCGGATCCTCGAGGCCCGCGAAGAAGGCGACCGGGTCGTCGACCTTGTAGATCCGGAAGTCGAGCGAGTCGAGGCGCTCGAACGTGAGCGTGACGTACGGGGCAGCCGCGCTGCGGAAGATCTCGCTGCTCGACAGCGAGAAGGCCGGGCGATCGGCGGGCCGGGCCTCGTCGCCCTGGGCGAGCAGCGACGTGGTCAGCGCGGTCACGGCCAGCGGCGCCAGCAGGGCGGCGCGAAGCGACGGGGTTCGGAACAGCATGGCGACGCCTCGTGCGAGGCCGGGGATCCTCATGGCACCCTCAGTCGATAGACCCCGAGGAAGGCGGGGTTGTCGGCCACCGGACGCCAGCGCGGCGCCGGGTGGCGCCGCAGGTCGGCCAGCGTGGCCTTGCGCATCTCACCGGGCGTCCCCGTCGCGGTGTCGGGGCCGGTATGGTAGACCACCCAATCGCGGCGGCCGGGCTCGTACGCCGACTGCCCGACGAACACCATCAGGTGCTCGGGCATCCGACGCGTGTCCTGCTGGAAGGCCAGCAGGTCGCCAGGCCGCGCCGCCGCGGCGTCGCGGCCGACGAGCGTGGCGTTGAACCGGAGGATGGTGCGCGCGTCGGCGAACTCGGCGTAGCGCGGCGGCGTGTCGCCCGACACCCGGAAAAGGGGCAGGCTGTCGCCGGTGGCGGCCAGTCGCGCGCGCACGTCGGCGCGCACCTGGCCGCCGGGAATCGCCAGGCGTCGGAGCCACTCGGGGGTGTGCTCCCGCAGCGCCTCACGCGCCGCGTGGCGGACCAGCCCTGCGCAGTCGGTGACGTCGGGCGTCGGGCGATAGAACTGCGCGTCGGCCAGCAACGTGAACCAGCCGAGGAAGGCCGCCCGGTCCTGCGCGTCGAGCGTCGGTCGCCCGTGAACGGCGGGCATGACGAGGATTGCGAGGAGCAGCGCGGCCAGACGCATCGAAGACGGGGAAAGTATACAGACGGGCACCGGGCACCGGGCGCCGGGGAGGGCGGATCGCAGGATCGCGAATCGGCAGCCGGTCCCGTGAGCCTCTGCCGCGGCCCCTGAGCCCTGAGCCTCAGGCCGACTTGAAGGCGAGCGGGATCACGCGCAGGTAGGCGCGGGCATCGGCGGGCCGGGCGCGCAGGACGCTGATCACGGCGCGGAGGAGCATCCCGACAACGAGCAGGGGGCGGATCAGCATCCGCATGGCCGTCGTGCCGTGCTTGCCGACGTAGCGCAACAGGTTGCGATACCAGATGGCCGAGAACGAGCCGAGCCCAAGCGAGCGCATGGCGACCCCGCCTTCGTGCCGCACGTGTGCGTCGGCCACGTAACGGATGCGCCATCCCTGGGCGCGCAGCCGCTGGCAGAAGTCGACGTCCTCGAACCACGCCGGATGGAAGCCCGTGTCGAAGCCGTGCACCGCGTCGAAGGCGCGCCTGCGGATCAGCAGGCAGGCCGCGGCGGGCTGCTCGGCGTCCTGATCCTGGCGGCGGTCCAGGTCGGCGCCGAGGTAGCGGGCGGTAGCCGGGTTGCCGCGCCACACCTGATGCCACAGGAGGAGTTCTGCGGCCATGGAGCCGAGGGTCGGGAACCGGCGCAGGCTGTAGGAGTCCTGCGGGATGCCGTCGGGGCCGATCAGCTGCGCCCCGACCGCCCCCACGTCGTCAGCGCTTTCCCCTGCGGCGAGCAGGCGCTCGATCGCCTCCCGCGACACGAGGATGTCGGGATTGAGGATCAGGACCCACGGCGTGTCGGTCTCGTGCACGCCGGCGTTGACCCCCCCCGCGAAGCCGAGGTTGCGGTCGGCGGCCACCAGGCCGACCTGCGGCGCCCTCAGCCGCACGTACTCGTTCGTGCCGTCGAGGGAGGCATTGTCCACGACAACGACGGGCCAGCCGGTCGCCAGCGCCGGTGGCAGCGCGTGTGCCAGGTGCGGCCTGGCGTTCCACGTGACGAAGACGAGGGTGACGGGAGCGTGTGGCACGAGTGCGCCCGCAGTGTGCCACGATGCGGGGCGCCCATGTCCGACGGTCCGGTGCCGCCCACCCTCACGGTCGTGGTGCCCGTGTGGCACGACACCGACGCCCTGGCCGGCCTGCTGGCCCAGGCGCGCGCGGCCGGCGAGCAGTGGATCGTGGTCAACGGCGACGCGGCCGACCGGTCGCTCGACGAGCTGCGACGTGCGCACGGCGACGTCACCTGGCTGGACACCGCGCCGGGGCGTGGCCGTCAGCTCGCCGCAGGGGTTGCCGAGGCTCGCGGAGACGTGGTCCTCCTGTTGCACGCCGACACGCGGCTCGGCCGGGGCTGGCGCGCCGAGGTGACCGCCGCGGCGCCGGGCGCGTCCTATCACTGGGGCTGCTTCCGGTTGCGGCTGGATGCCCCGGCGTGGCAGGCCCGGGCCATCGAGGCGATGGTGCGGGCGCGCGTGCGGTTGTTTCGGTTGCCGTACGGGGATCAGGCGATCTTCGTGCGGCGGACCACGCTCGAGCAGGTGGGCGGCGTCCCGCCCCTGCCGCTGATGGAAGACGTGGCCCTGGCGCGGGCCCTGGCGCGGCTGGGGCCGCCGTGGCGGTCGCGGGTGCCGGCCCTGACGTCGGCACGCCGATGGGAACGCGACGGCTGGGCGCGCCGGACGCTGCGCAACTGGTGGACGATGGGCCGCTACCTGTGTGGGGTGCCACCGGAGCGCCTCGTCGGCACATATGCAGGCAGGGCGCCCCACGAGGGCGCCGGAGAAGACGGAACGGACCGATGCTGATTCGCACCACGCCGCAGATTCCGACGCGCGAGATCACCGACGAACGGCTGTACCTCGACAGGCGCGCGTTCCTGCGGGCCTCCGCCGGCGCCGCCGCGGGCGGGATCGCCGGCGCCTTGTTGCCGGTGGACGAGGCCGCCGCGCAGACGACCCTGCCCAACGTCCGGAAGAGTCCGCTCAGCACCACGGGCGAGACGCTCAACTCGTTCGAGGACATCACCAGCTACAACAACTTCTACGAGTTCGGCACCGACAAGAGCGACCCGAAGGCCTACAGCGGGAAGTTCAAGCCGTCGCCCTGGACCGTCAAGGTCGACGGCGAGGTCGGCAAGCCCGGCGACTACGCCCTCGAGGACTTCCTCAAGTGGTTTCCGCTCGAGGAGCGCGTCTACCGGCTGCGGTGCGTCGAGGCGTGGTCGATGGTAATCCCGTGGGTGGGCTTCCCGCTCGGCGACCTGATCAAGCGCCTGGAGCCGACCGCCAAGGCCCGCTACGTCGAGTTCACCACGGTGCAGCGTCCAGCGGAGATGCCCGGGCTGCGCTCGCCGGTGCTCGATTGGCCGTACCGCGAGGGGCTGCGGCTCGACGAGGCCCTGCACCCGCTGACGATCATGGCCGTCGGGCTGTACGGCAAGACACTGCTGAACCAGAACGGCGCGCCGATGCGCCTCGTGGTGCCGTGGAAGTACGGCTTCAAGAGCGCCAAGTCGATCGTCCGCATCCGCTTCACGGCCAACCAGCCGCAGACGGCCTGGAACCTGTCCGCGCCGCAGGAATACGGCTTCTACTCCAACGTGAATCCGCAGGTCGATCATCCGCGCTGGAGCCAGGCGCGGGAGCGCCGCATCGGCGAGTTCTTCCGGCGCGAGACCCTGATGTTCAACGGCTACGCCGATCAGGTGGCAGGGCTGTACAAGGGGATGGATCTGAAGAGGAATTACTGACGTTTAACGTTTAACGTTTGACGTTTGACGTTTGACGTTTGACGCCGAACGCCGAAACCACCGCGTAGCCGTCGCCCTTGGGCGACGGTCCCGTTC from Luteitalea sp. TBR-22 includes:
- a CDS encoding alpha-2-macroglobulin, giving the protein MLFRTPSLRAALLAPLAVTALTTSLLAQGDEARPADRPAFSLSSSEIFRSAAAPYVTLTFERLDSLDFRIYKVDDPVAFFAGLEDPHMLGSEEYVVPTEQTWLERIAAWKADRRGDLQRFLRRQTSHEYRAHRRAGADKATVQRRVQLGLKAYAQVPLLNDKQIVASWREMLPKLADADVRRIPIEVKAPGIYLVEAVHGTQLAYTILMVSDVALVTKVAPGTVLAYLVDRVKGQPVAGCEVTALADKARLGTGTTDARGLLALPIAEARPEDLITVARCGQQMVASTPSTYGLEAPARELVAHVFTDRPVYRPGHVVKAKAILRWRNGTGLLPFDQPSVEMSITDRTGKVIQRVRKDVDAYGAVDTEVTLPEAAPLGHYTVEVASGEQKASASFEVQEYRKPEYEVSVTPAVKMARQGQTVTVTVNARYYFGQPVREADVKLAVFLGPYYSPLRWVDSDGEESEGNSYFYGDEIDTLEGRLDASGQATFKVDLPVQDENHEDVQVRFEARVTDASDLEVSGSGRLVATYGDFLIATRATPSVARPGTPVTLRLRAVDYRGGGVAAVPVTIDLVRTWWDENSGEQKREVITTGTVTTGADGRASWETKAPAAGGSYRLEARAMSGDRQVTDDSFVWVPGATEEAYESDSESIELVTDKGSYAPGETARVAVRGTAPTVPVLLTKEARSLTWYDLRQPTRDGVFDVAVTDADLGDTWVNLLYVKDDKVYYAEKKLRVPTTSRALALEITADKAVYRPGEPGTFRVRALDAAGAPVQAQVAIGVVDEALYGVRPDTTEDPLRVFYRTEYSRVSTDYSRQYYFMGYSGTLRLKLAERRRPLSLADFKGDTPGRPRVRKLFPDAIFWSPSVVTGPDGTATVKVDYPDSLTTWRLTARAVTQQTQAGMGVARTVTTRDLLLRLVPPRFLTERDEVRVPVIVHNYQEGAPAPVEVTASATGLEARSTGPQVVTVPNGGEARTEWAFAASSVGTATITAAASAPAASDAMELSLPVKPFGARREAGTSGSTPAGATRTVELAIPEQSNPAARAVVVSVMPSMAGSLLGALDDLVNYPYGCTEQTVSSFVPNLLVMRTLDQLKLAPTERMGMLDRVSRSGLDKLLRLQHENGAWGWWKTDDDHPFMTAYALYGLLEARAARLEVPYDALHKGANALAQQLQQAPTMVPELKAYAAYVLARAAKADTRPSVDGFELAGLVNELWGRRSDITPYGQAWLLLALHAQGDARAGELAGMLSTRAQTQGDLAWWPAENDPLLGDWGDATADATAAVVQALAAVRPTDPLIDPAVRWLLANRQSGYTWNSTKQTAMVLYGLLGAMQGRKEAPAATTVTITVNGQSQSVSFAPEDWTRPFPAVVTLPASAGKSSVTITTNGGPAYWTATARYYDTAAGLERSGSRKLALSRKYFALAPVRRDGRVVYEERAFSGSAAPGELILVRLVVAGADDWRYLMIEDPIPAGTEAVTRPDQLELARPPDWTYGSHREYRDDRVALFLDALPGRAEFTYLLRVTTPGQFRAMPAQVVPMYVPGVHASSAAMTLTVPSPQESPR
- a CDS encoding DUF1175 family protein — encoded protein: MPAVHGRPTLDAQDRAAFLGWFTLLADAQFYRPTPDVTDCAGLVRHAAREALREHTPEWLRRLAIPGGQVRADVRARLAATGDSLPLFRVSGDTPPRYAEFADARTILRFNATLVGRDAAAARPGDLLAFQQDTRRMPEHLMVFVGQSAYEPGRRDWVVYHTGPDTATGTPGEMRKATLADLRRHPAPRWRPVADNPAFLGVYRLRVP
- a CDS encoding glycosyltransferase family 2 protein, with translation MPHAPVTLVFVTWNARPHLAHALPPALATGWPVVVVDNASLDGTNEYVRLRAPQVGLVAADRNLGFAGGVNAGVHETDTPWVLILNPDILVSREAIERLLAAGESADDVGAVGAQLIGPDGIPQDSYSLRRFPTLGSMAAELLLWHQVWRGNPATARYLGADLDRRQDQDAEQPAAACLLIRRRAFDAVHGFDTGFHPAWFEDVDFCQRLRAQGWRIRYVADAHVRHEGGVAMRSLGLGSFSAIWYRNLLRYVGKHGTTAMRMLIRPLLVVGMLLRAVISVLRARPADARAYLRVIPLAFKSA
- a CDS encoding TIGR04283 family arsenosugar biosynthesis glycosyltransferase, with product MSDGPVPPTLTVVVPVWHDTDALAGLLAQARAAGEQWIVVNGDAADRSLDELRRAHGDVTWLDTAPGRGRQLAAGVAEARGDVVLLLHADTRLGRGWRAEVTAAAPGASYHWGCFRLRLDAPAWQARAIEAMVRARVRLFRLPYGDQAIFVRRTTLEQVGGVPPLPLMEDVALARALARLGPPWRSRVPALTSARRWERDGWARRTLRNWWTMGRYLCGVPPERLVGTYAGRAPHEGAGEDGTDRC
- the msrP gene encoding protein-methionine-sulfoxide reductase catalytic subunit MsrP, with amino-acid sequence MLIRTTPQIPTREITDERLYLDRRAFLRASAGAAAGGIAGALLPVDEAAAQTTLPNVRKSPLSTTGETLNSFEDITSYNNFYEFGTDKSDPKAYSGKFKPSPWTVKVDGEVGKPGDYALEDFLKWFPLEERVYRLRCVEAWSMVIPWVGFPLGDLIKRLEPTAKARYVEFTTVQRPAEMPGLRSPVLDWPYREGLRLDEALHPLTIMAVGLYGKTLLNQNGAPMRLVVPWKYGFKSAKSIVRIRFTANQPQTAWNLSAPQEYGFYSNVNPQVDHPRWSQARERRIGEFFRRETLMFNGYADQVAGLYKGMDLKRNY